Within the Erpetoichthys calabaricus chromosome 1, fErpCal1.3, whole genome shotgun sequence genome, the region cgcatggctgaggcagtgtgtgcttgatactgtataccaataattctctttccgatcacaaaacacaaaacaaagtttatttattaaataatcataaaaagaaaatgattaacaAGCAAAAGGCCAAATatataggcaaaaatggcaagccttaaaaaggcagtttaaGGCAAACATGTCCAATCTGTGACCCCAAAGCTGAATCAAAGAAAAGAGCAAGAAATCttcaaaaccagaaaatacaaatataagaagATTCTAATGGGTGGGGCCAAGAGTTATGATGTGTTACTCACGTATTAATGAAGTgatagaaatgaaataaatacagtgcatacttTAATAGATTTGTAAACAATCCAATCACATTCGGTGCTGGAAATGGTCACCTGCTTTTTGCAAACACAGATTGACAAGGCACTCCATATTGGCAAAGGTATCCACAAGCATTGTAGGGGTGATGGCAGCATTTTCCTATTCAGTGTTTCGCTGTAATTGTTCCAGTGTGTAAGGTTTGTTTGTAGGAAGTCCAGAGGTGACAGGTCAGAGGAAAAAGGTGGCCATAGTCCCTTTGAAATGACGCAATTGCCAAAAAAGTATTCAATTTGTGCCATGCTGTGAGCTGACGTATGACAAGTTGCCCCATCTTACTGGAAATAACCTTCACTGATCTCATGATCATCCAATTCATTCACAAATAAGTCCAAAAGAGAGCCATGCCTCACTTGTTTGTGCATTTATCCAGGAATACGGTGATCTTTATTTCGTTTGTATTGCTTTATTATTAAGAAGTAATACATCATAACTTGGGGCCCCACCTTTAGAATCACCCTGTAGTATTTGCAGCAATGTAAACACTCCACAACTTCTTAATGAAGGTCTGAGAGACCTAAACTATAAACGCTATGGCCGCTCCTCAGCAGTGATGTAAAGGTGGACCCGGCTCTTGGGGTCCTCCCACAGAAAACATGGAGCATAGGCAAACAAAAcacattatatattaatattaaataagtattcattacaatattaatacatatcacataataacaaaaacacatgaaaaaaaatttgagaaaagcagaaatatcacaaaaataaataaaactaagccagggaacaaaccctagctgaaacataacacacTGCATAGGTCTTGAACTGCAtccattcagacccctttactttcacttaacataaaataatgaataagctctcctggggcctcatgtacaaatggtgagtacgcacaaaaatgttgcatacgaacgtttccacgctcaaatcgcgatgtataaagcctaaacttggcataaagccacaaacattttcacagtagctctaaccctggcgtacgcaagttctccgctcggttttgcaaactggcagcacccagcgtcaaagcagtgctgttgttcctgtgtggttaccctttcttttttagatccacatccctgatgtggctttaccatatacactgaaactaactacatattgtttattagtttaaggcatctgattgcaattaacctgtaacaatataatggttcagggaatagccaaagtattccaaataccatagctgctttagcattgttactctcactgcaccttcttcttcttctttcagctgctctcgttaggggttgccacagcagatcatctttttccatattactctcactgcaccactcagagtatttatatcactatatctgagtggggaatcacagatctacagcagctgatcagaaagagaattattggtatacagcatcaagcacacgctgcatcagccatgctgcctatttgaactgctctcacaaggcaaacgcttcaaagcctttcctgtacggacctcgtggttcagaaacagtttcatcccaagaactataaacgcactcaatcagtccatcaagtgctccttgtagaactgtttgtacttataagtacaattacctcactgtaaacttgcactacagttataatattgcacaacctgagccactttataaagcgcgtatttaccagaggtgggtagagtagccaaaaattgtattcaagtaagagtagcgttacttcaaaataatactactcaagtagaagtaaaaagtagtcatccaaaaaattactcaagtaagagtcctcacaggtggcgcagtggtagtgctgctgctttgcagtaaggagactgtggaagattgtgggttcgcttcctggttcctccctgtgtggatagcgctttgagtactgagaaaagcgctatataaatgtaatgaattattattattattattattattattattattattattaagagtaaaaaagtatttggtgaaaagactactcaagtactgagtaactatttgatcataataaattatttattttttagaaatgtaataagacAACATGCTAGTTCTTCACTCATTGAAGTGATGGTTAaacttcagcaggagttggctctcaaggttcttgcagtgaagctgtgaccgtttagcagtgaacaggagccctacgtgactaaaaagtctctcacaggctgcagacgcaggaagaACTGTGTTGACTTTGAGTAACTGCTTCTTGATGCGAGGAAAGGTATGCAATAGATCCATACCTCCAACGGATGGACATGAAAGGTACCTATCCAGCTCTCCTGCTTCTGGTTTTCCTGACCCCATGGATCCAAAGAAGTCATCTTCATCAGAGAGGCTGCTGTTTGTGCTGACATCATCCAACTCTGTGTCTAGGTGATGTCTGATGAAGACAAGGCCTGTGGAAAGATGAATGGTTTTCAAAAGAATTACGTCTGTGCATTATTCTTACTCTTCTACTGTATAGGCTGCCAAGCTGCTAATGTTTGACATGAAAAGCTCCCTGAGCTTCTAACTCTTGCCACCCAGTGGTTTTGTCACTGACACACTGTAATCCTAAATGACAGTAACATTATAAAGATTGATATATGTCattgtctcacaattaaaatcaTAAACAAGTATTTTAAACAAGTATTTACCAGCTTTTAAGATGCTCTCATCTGTGATCCAGGATGTTCTGAATCTTGGTAGGAGTATTGCTGCTGCAGTCAGCTCAGGCTCTTTCATGACGTCTCCAAAATGTTTCTGGATCCCTTCCCGCAGGGCATTAACAAGAGGTCTACACATGTTGCAAGATGACTCCAGCCTCTTCAGCTTCTCCTGCAACTGGTAAAGTGTTGGCAGCAAAAAACCCATATGCACAGATGATTCCCCTTGGAGGATGTTAAGGGCCATGGCAATGGGCTTCATGACAGCAGTGATACTCAGAATATATTTCCTCTAATGCTGCAGCAAGAACATCAAATATGTGTGAGCCTTTAAGAGGTCTACAAGCCAATGCAGCAGAATGCCTCTCTAGAGAGGTTTCATCTATCCAGTGACAGGTGACTCCTAAGTAGCTATGTTGTCTGGCAGACCAGCAGTCTGTTGTGGTAGCAACATAATTCACTGTGTTCAGCTTTTTGATGATTATGCTCTTCATGTTCTTTGTAGCTTTCTGTATTTTTGAGCATAACAGTTTCCTTGTCATTACTGTACACTGAGGTTGCAAGGTTTCCATCATAGTCTTGAAAGATGTTGTCTCAACTACAGAGAATGGTTAGTTGGCCTCACATACAAACGTTAGCACAAGCTTGTCGAACGTTGCCTGTGTTACCTGCCGAGAGCCAGTTAGGGAATCTGTGACTTTTGCATTCTTCATAGGTGGTTCACTAGAAGAGGAGGACTTTCGTTTTCTATGGGAGTCAATTAATTC harbors:
- the LOC127528779 gene encoding uncharacterized protein LOC127528779, coding for MKPIAMALNILQGESSVHMGFLLPTLYQLQEKLKRLESSCNMCRPLVNALREGIQKHFGDVMKEPELTAAAILLPRFRTSWITDESILKAGLVFIRHHLDTELDDVSTNSSLSDEDDFFGSMGSGKPEAGELDRYLSCPSVGGMDLLHTFPRIKKQLLKVNTVLPASAACERLFSHVGLLFTAKRSQLHCKNLESQLLLKFNHHFNE